A genomic region of Candidatus Pseudomonas phytovorans contains the following coding sequences:
- a CDS encoding sterol desaturase family protein, with product MRTLYAPLFFFGFIAAALSLAAHPLWLLPLLASAVVLSLTCEQLIPYKAAWNQAQGDSRRDLCHALINECLTLCNVAAIPLLAHWLPGTGLWPDHWPLALQLLLAITLADLGITLVHYASHRSPLLWRLHAVHHSVTRLYGFNGLMKHPLHQMLETLGGTLPLLLLGLPVDVAVLLAFSVSIQLLLQHSNVDMRIGALRHVFAWAPVHRLHHLKYGSTGDVNFALFFPLWDRLLGTRLYLPAYTLADDDMGIGDRPDYPQAYLAQLREPWVAGDVHPPAVLPAGLRQALAERT from the coding sequence ATGCGCACCCTTTACGCCCCACTGTTCTTCTTCGGTTTCATTGCCGCAGCACTGTCTTTGGCAGCCCACCCGTTGTGGCTATTGCCACTGTTGGCCAGTGCTGTGGTGCTGTCATTGACCTGCGAACAACTCATCCCCTACAAGGCTGCCTGGAACCAGGCTCAAGGCGATAGCCGGCGCGATCTGTGTCATGCACTGATCAACGAATGCCTGACCCTCTGCAATGTGGCGGCCATCCCGCTGCTTGCCCACTGGCTCCCGGGAACAGGCCTCTGGCCTGATCACTGGCCGCTGGCCTTGCAGTTGTTGCTGGCCATTACGTTGGCCGACCTGGGCATCACTCTGGTGCATTACGCCAGCCACCGCAGCCCGCTGCTGTGGCGGCTGCACGCGGTGCACCACAGTGTCACCCGCTTGTACGGCTTCAATGGTTTGATGAAACACCCTTTGCACCAGATGCTCGAAACCCTGGGCGGCACGTTGCCTTTACTGCTACTCGGCTTACCCGTCGATGTGGCTGTGTTGCTGGCGTTCAGTGTGTCTATCCAGCTGCTGCTGCAGCACAGTAATGTGGACATGCGCATTGGCGCCTTGCGTCATGTGTTTGCCTGGGCACCGGTGCATCGCCTGCATCACCTGAAGTACGGCAGCACCGGCGACGTCAATTTTGCGTTGTTCTTTCCGCTCTGGGACCGCCTGCTTGGCACTCGGCTGTACCTGCCAGCCTATACGCTGGCGGACGACGACATGGGCATCGGTGACCGGCCGGACTATCCGCAGGCCTACCTGGCGCAGTTACGTGAGCCTTGGGTGGCCGGGGATGTTCATCCGCCTGCGGTATTACCCGCAGGTCTGCGCCAGGCCTTAGCCGAGCGTACGTAG
- a CDS encoding VOC family protein, whose translation MRPFAIKHIDHLVLRVSDLPRSVAFYTGLLGCHVSRVREDLGMVHLATGTAMIDLVTLDGPLGRPGGVAPGLEGRNLHHFCLRIEPFDEAALTAYLEAAGVKVEPAEKRYGAEGEGLSLYCYDPDGNQVELKGPVPQVV comes from the coding sequence ATGCGACCGTTCGCTATCAAGCACATAGACCATCTGGTTCTGCGGGTCAGCGACCTGCCACGCAGTGTTGCCTTTTACACCGGGCTGCTCGGCTGCCATGTCAGCCGCGTGCGCGAAGACCTGGGTATGGTGCACCTGGCCACAGGCACGGCGATGATCGACCTGGTGACCCTGGATGGCCCATTGGGGCGCCCGGGTGGTGTGGCGCCGGGGCTGGAGGGGCGCAACCTGCACCATTTCTGCCTGCGTATCGAGCCGTTCGACGAGGCCGCGTTGACCGCCTACCTGGAAGCCGCCGGAGTAAAGGTGGAGCCCGCAGAAAAACGTTATGGCGCCGAAGGCGAGGGGCTGTCCCTGTACTGCTACGACCCGGATGGCAACCAGGTCGAGTTGAAGGGGCCAGTACCGCAGGTGGTATGA
- a CDS encoding alpha/beta fold hydrolase, whose translation MRAPLHPKDHLLDLDGIEIAVRCWGPEDGIPVLALHGWLDNAASFERLAPMLDGCFVVAPDLVGHGRSDHRRHDSGYYLWEHAEDMLAVTDSLGLTQFHVLAHGMGTGVASLLAAMTSGIASMTFLDGMGAPFTVAENDRVQHLARAYRLKRMVQRSQLPGFAEPDLGRFNDLDTALAQRRERLDTELSDSAARLLALRDLLQVGEGYCWRHDPRLVLPEPMPLTERDACDLLNQIRCPLYLLFGRQGAFTGQGFTRRQAALPSQAKVSWHPGGHHFHLDAPDRALVDQLLRILAQHEGGMLQRLVNE comes from the coding sequence ATGCGGGCGCCGCTCCATCCCAAGGACCATCTGCTGGACCTGGACGGTATCGAAATCGCCGTGCGCTGTTGGGGGCCGGAGGACGGCATCCCGGTGCTGGCGTTGCATGGCTGGTTGGACAATGCCGCCTCGTTCGAGCGCCTGGCACCGATGCTCGATGGTTGTTTCGTGGTAGCCCCCGACCTGGTCGGCCACGGCCGTTCCGACCATCGCCGCCACGACAGTGGCTACTACCTTTGGGAGCATGCCGAAGACATGCTGGCGGTAACCGACAGCCTGGGCCTGACGCAATTTCACGTGCTGGCCCATGGCATGGGCACCGGTGTAGCGTCGCTGCTGGCGGCCATGACCAGCGGTATTGCCAGCATGACTTTTCTCGACGGCATGGGTGCGCCGTTCACCGTGGCCGAGAATGACCGCGTGCAGCACCTGGCGCGGGCCTATCGGCTCAAACGCATGGTCCAGCGCAGCCAGCTGCCGGGTTTTGCCGAACCCGACCTCGGCCGCTTCAATGACCTGGACACCGCCCTGGCGCAACGCCGCGAGCGCCTTGATACCGAGCTTTCGGACAGTGCCGCACGGCTATTGGCGTTGCGCGACCTGCTGCAAGTGGGTGAAGGCTACTGCTGGCGCCACGACCCACGGCTGGTATTGCCCGAACCCATGCCGCTGACCGAGCGCGACGCCTGCGACCTGCTCAACCAGATCCGCTGCCCGTTGTACCTGCTGTTCGGTCGCCAGGGGGCATTCACCGGCCAGGGCTTTACCCGGCGTCAGGCAGCCTTGCCCAGCCAGGCGAAGGTTTCGTGGCACCCGGGTGGGCACCACTTCCACCTGGATGCCCCGGACCGGGCGCTGGTCGACCAGCTGCTGCGTATCCTGGCGCAGCATGAAGGGGGCATGTTGCAACGGTTGGTAAACGAGTAG
- a CDS encoding NEL-type E3 ubiquitin ligase domain-containing protein has translation MTYVPLHHKQIVRTLPDWSKALHHAHASQIVQSLRKEHLDADGLPYPWFSQADTLTQQAVLRAIARRDNSRTALQIALAPLKGITEYCSPLLQQQLKLDIPISQAQYVYQAIAIERPDEVPGCPPVHTGPGPVVAKGAPQYRSLLEAALHNFEGPNDATRLTRLQRSRHDIMPIAGLALSRFIAECRALDLGKRYQGHLDEVFAGTKASQIQTLAVDARRDEFRVHVRVAACKGLIDLDGSAALHAVAADLATAPRYKGRPLRCWQQMLFGIPIHEMLFIAPEPDGKHDPVFVYDPMAPDRISAYSSLGAAHRHLHKQLLQEDYRKRFVGLALQRQQAELHQKLSHALYKNAGQQDTQALLPRESIHLEAEEFNRPNRPWADLESAHLARLRADARSIAVPTADVDARVRQRNLEYWLDLGFTVLNVAAMFVPCLNPIMMTLGAAQIMNSVFEGISAWEAGDNAQALAQLESVLLNIGVVAAAGAGAGVLKASGFVDGMRSIVKDGKEYLWSARLDDYASPLSIPDSVEADHQGRYTVDGHHYVRIDSTLYQQEQEQGRWRLTHPQDPQAYRPPLLNNGEGTWRGVHEAPVEWDQPLLLRRLGPVADGLNEGELQAALKCSGEQDATLRFAQVAAQRPPALLADVLDRLRSNRQVDDLIQRVGDQAPLHAYRNFALPSLTELEGWPQRYVIKAYHGPENWGASTRYGTAPDGAFAVEVEINRGDLEGGALGSRVVAQLDDDSLTALLPANTTPAERGTALATQLARHLGRHRETLFERFYTQHQAPLAPPAQALANQFQGLPWRALEEIIAHTDASERLRLAAGRVPLRVAEEARVMQARARLDMALLGMYRPALATPDSAVLDTALAAEHPAADAEERFALAAANRSHAAELIGQQPVRPGYRSPMRLAHGRIGYPLSGWRSWFSPADRRLRALYPRLDTRQRSALLRQLRQRGDVGAQLGALERERDALDTALRQWESEGVDSQRDGRVEARERINAAWRRDDPDSLTLEALEVEALPSLPARFDHIITLNIRRIGVRRIPADFFQSFPRLRTLRLVQNPELDFDGLFRALALTPGLEVLELGANGLNAFTTDIRQGLGRLTRLRQLSLRGNALQLVAADLQVLGQLPIEALDLESNNIVLDETLASGFTHLATLRDLLMTNNPLQYPPDVTGLTRLANLQLRNCSLQAWPRGLTQLMLHADPQLRYLALSYNPISQVEAFDSIVTSPFAEALRTNREHGYWDFNENGLDDESNRRLRATGVEAGSDSEWSDSDDEPWLESANADQRQLWRNLFEAGDSGHLRVVVERTANSAQAQSNPQRMANQVWRLLEQAGQDQALRAHLDNVAQEYPPTCGDAGADGFSALELEAQTFTVMAEETDRPYYLFNYFRRLYRREMVNAMGERIQLARLARQAGLLELERLPAVAQPETLALPALDSLDELADPALLQGGVDLIEIRLALRQALSRQLEFPENSRGMLYRAEAMISVDVEENVLAAVRLLDDTASERRAWIARQPIWQRYLTQHFSERFARLDAQWYRGLEYLDYCLEPESEAVASLDDAVLQAMREALPGMQLGVNGQLRRVELSSQLYDQASRRLEAGRELQRQALFEELTNAQDYNNR, from the coding sequence ATGACTTACGTCCCCTTACACCACAAGCAGATCGTGCGCACACTGCCTGACTGGAGCAAGGCACTGCACCACGCGCATGCCAGCCAGATCGTGCAGAGCCTGCGCAAGGAACACCTGGATGCAGACGGGTTGCCCTACCCCTGGTTCAGCCAGGCGGACACCCTCACGCAGCAAGCCGTGCTGCGGGCCATTGCCCGACGCGACAACAGTCGCACAGCGCTGCAGATCGCGCTGGCGCCCTTGAAAGGCATCACCGAGTACTGCTCGCCGCTACTGCAACAGCAACTCAAGCTCGATATTCCGATCAGCCAGGCGCAGTACGTCTATCAAGCCATTGCCATCGAGCGCCCCGACGAGGTGCCGGGGTGCCCACCCGTGCATACCGGACCAGGCCCTGTCGTGGCCAAAGGCGCCCCTCAGTACCGCAGCCTTCTGGAAGCGGCCTTGCACAATTTCGAAGGCCCCAACGACGCGACCCGGCTCACACGTCTGCAGCGCAGTCGCCACGACATCATGCCGATCGCTGGTCTTGCGCTGTCCAGGTTCATCGCTGAATGTCGCGCGCTGGACTTGGGCAAACGCTATCAGGGCCACCTTGACGAGGTCTTCGCAGGCACAAAGGCGAGCCAGATACAGACACTGGCCGTGGACGCGCGCCGCGATGAATTTCGCGTGCATGTCCGTGTTGCCGCGTGCAAGGGCCTGATCGACCTCGACGGCTCGGCCGCCTTGCACGCAGTGGCTGCGGACCTCGCCACTGCACCCCGCTACAAAGGGCGCCCATTACGCTGCTGGCAGCAAATGCTGTTCGGCATCCCCATCCACGAGATGCTGTTCATCGCGCCGGAGCCCGATGGCAAGCACGACCCGGTGTTTGTCTATGACCCCATGGCGCCCGACCGGATCAGCGCGTATTCGTCGCTCGGCGCAGCGCACCGGCATTTGCACAAGCAGCTGCTGCAGGAGGACTATCGCAAGCGCTTCGTCGGCCTCGCCTTGCAGCGACAGCAAGCGGAACTGCACCAGAAACTCAGCCATGCGCTGTACAAAAATGCCGGGCAACAGGACACACAAGCACTGCTCCCGCGCGAATCGATTCACCTGGAGGCCGAAGAGTTCAACCGCCCGAACCGTCCTTGGGCAGACCTGGAATCAGCCCATCTGGCCAGGCTCAGGGCTGATGCCCGCTCGATAGCGGTGCCCACCGCGGATGTGGACGCGCGGGTACGCCAGCGAAACCTGGAGTACTGGCTGGACCTTGGTTTTACCGTACTCAATGTCGCGGCCATGTTCGTCCCTTGCCTGAACCCGATCATGATGACGCTTGGCGCAGCGCAGATCATGAACAGTGTCTTTGAAGGCATCAGCGCCTGGGAAGCAGGCGACAACGCGCAAGCGCTGGCCCAGCTGGAATCGGTCCTGCTCAACATCGGGGTGGTGGCGGCAGCCGGTGCAGGCGCGGGGGTGTTGAAGGCGTCCGGGTTTGTCGATGGCATGCGGAGCATCGTCAAGGACGGCAAGGAGTACCTGTGGAGCGCCAGGCTGGATGACTATGCGAGCCCGCTCTCGATACCCGATAGCGTCGAAGCCGATCATCAGGGCCGCTACACGGTAGACGGTCACCACTATGTACGGATCGACAGCACCCTGTATCAACAGGAACAGGAGCAGGGCCGCTGGCGGCTGACCCATCCGCAAGATCCGCAGGCCTATCGCCCGCCGCTGCTCAACAATGGCGAAGGGACCTGGCGTGGTGTGCACGAAGCGCCGGTGGAGTGGGATCAGCCTTTACTGTTGCGAAGGCTGGGCCCTGTCGCTGACGGCCTGAACGAAGGCGAGCTGCAGGCGGCGTTGAAATGCTCGGGCGAGCAGGACGCGACCTTGCGCTTTGCCCAGGTTGCCGCACAACGGCCACCCGCTCTGCTGGCCGATGTGCTCGATCGGCTCAGGTCCAACCGCCAGGTTGACGACCTCATACAACGTGTAGGTGATCAAGCACCGCTCCATGCCTACAGAAACTTTGCCCTGCCCAGCCTGACTGAGCTGGAAGGCTGGCCGCAGCGCTACGTGATCAAAGCCTATCATGGCCCGGAAAACTGGGGAGCAAGCACGCGCTATGGCACCGCCCCGGACGGCGCCTTTGCGGTGGAAGTGGAAATCAACCGCGGAGACCTGGAGGGCGGTGCACTCGGCTCCAGAGTGGTTGCGCAACTGGACGATGATTCATTAACGGCGCTTCTGCCTGCAAACACCACGCCCGCTGAACGCGGCACGGCACTGGCCACCCAGCTCGCCCGGCATCTGGGGCGGCATCGTGAAACACTCTTCGAACGGTTTTACACGCAACACCAGGCCCCACTCGCTCCCCCGGCACAGGCACTGGCCAATCAGTTTCAAGGGCTGCCATGGCGCGCACTGGAAGAAATCATCGCCCATACCGACGCCAGCGAGCGTTTGCGCCTGGCTGCGGGTCGAGTGCCCTTGCGGGTTGCCGAAGAGGCCCGGGTAATGCAGGCACGGGCCCGCCTGGACATGGCCCTGCTCGGGATGTATCGCCCGGCATTGGCCACCCCTGACAGCGCCGTGCTGGACACAGCGCTCGCCGCCGAACACCCGGCTGCCGATGCCGAGGAGCGGTTCGCGCTTGCCGCAGCCAACCGGTCCCATGCCGCCGAGCTGATCGGTCAGCAACCCGTGCGGCCTGGCTATCGTTCGCCGATGCGCCTGGCGCACGGGCGCATCGGCTATCCGCTCAGTGGCTGGCGATCCTGGTTCAGCCCCGCGGACCGGCGCCTGCGAGCACTCTACCCACGGCTGGACACCCGTCAACGCAGTGCTTTGCTGCGACAGCTGCGCCAACGCGGTGATGTCGGAGCACAGCTCGGTGCATTGGAGCGCGAGCGTGATGCGCTCGACACCGCGCTGCGCCAATGGGAAAGCGAGGGCGTTGACAGCCAGCGCGACGGCCGCGTCGAAGCACGTGAACGGATCAACGCCGCCTGGCGCCGGGACGATCCCGACAGCCTGACCCTGGAGGCACTGGAAGTCGAGGCCTTGCCCTCCTTGCCAGCCAGGTTCGATCACATCATCACGTTGAATATTCGCCGAATCGGTGTCAGGCGGATACCGGCCGACTTCTTCCAGAGTTTCCCAAGGCTGCGCACTTTGCGCCTGGTGCAAAACCCTGAGCTGGACTTTGATGGTTTGTTCCGCGCGCTGGCACTTACGCCGGGCCTCGAAGTCCTGGAGCTGGGCGCCAATGGCCTGAATGCTTTTACCACCGACATACGCCAAGGCCTGGGCAGACTGACCCGCCTTCGCCAGTTGAGCCTGCGTGGAAATGCCCTGCAACTGGTGGCTGCCGATCTTCAGGTGCTCGGGCAATTGCCGATCGAGGCACTCGATCTGGAAAGCAACAACATCGTGCTGGACGAAACCCTGGCGTCGGGCTTCACCCACTTGGCTACATTGCGTGACTTGCTCATGACCAACAATCCCTTGCAGTACCCGCCCGACGTGACAGGGTTGACCCGATTGGCCAACCTGCAGTTGCGCAACTGCAGCTTGCAGGCCTGGCCACGTGGCCTCACCCAGTTGATGCTGCACGCCGATCCGCAGCTGCGCTATCTGGCCTTGAGCTACAACCCGATCAGCCAGGTCGAAGCCTTCGACAGCATTGTCACCAGCCCGTTCGCCGAAGCGCTACGCACGAACCGCGAACATGGCTATTGGGACTTCAATGAGAACGGCCTGGACGACGAAAGCAATCGTCGGTTACGCGCAACCGGTGTAGAGGCTGGTAGCGACAGCGAATGGTCGGACAGCGACGACGAGCCCTGGCTTGAAAGCGCCAATGCCGATCAGCGGCAGTTATGGCGAAACCTGTTCGAAGCGGGCGATAGCGGCCACCTGCGTGTGGTTGTGGAGCGCACGGCCAATTCCGCCCAGGCTCAGAGCAACCCACAAAGAATGGCCAATCAGGTCTGGCGCCTGCTCGAACAGGCAGGGCAGGATCAGGCGTTACGCGCGCACCTTGACAATGTCGCCCAGGAATACCCGCCCACCTGTGGTGACGCTGGCGCCGACGGGTTCAGTGCGCTGGAACTTGAGGCACAAACCTTCACGGTAATGGCCGAAGAAACAGACCGCCCCTACTACCTGTTCAATTATTTCAGGCGGCTGTACCGCCGCGAAATGGTCAATGCAATGGGTGAGCGCATACAACTTGCGCGCCTCGCACGGCAGGCCGGGCTGCTGGAACTGGAAAGGCTACCTGCCGTAGCTCAGCCTGAAACGCTGGCTTTGCCAGCCCTGGACAGCCTTGATGAGCTCGCGGACCCAGCGCTGCTACAAGGCGGCGTGGACCTGATTGAAATACGTCTGGCGTTGCGCCAAGCGCTTAGCCGACAACTTGAGTTCCCTGAAAACAGCCGAGGCATGCTGTATAGGGCCGAGGCCATGATCAGCGTCGATGTCGAAGAAAATGTCTTGGCAGCCGTGCGCTTGCTGGATGACACGGCCAGCGAACGCAGGGCCTGGATTGCCCGGCAGCCGATCTGGCAACGCTACCTCACCCAGCACTTCAGCGAACGCTTCGCGAGGCTGGATGCGCAATGGTATCGAGGCCTGGAGTACCTGGACTACTGCCTGGAGCCTGAAAGCGAAGCCGTGGCCTCGCTGGATGACGCGGTACTGCAGGCTATGCGCGAAGCGTTGCCCGGCATGCAATTGGGCGTAAACGGCCAACTGCGCCGGGTGGAGCTGAGCAGCCAGCTATACGATCAGGCCAGCCGGCGGCTGGAGGCCGGGCGTGAACTTCAGCGACAGGCACTGTTCGAGGAACTGACCAACGCGCAGGACTACAACAACAGGTAG